A region of Hydrogenimonas cancrithermarum DNA encodes the following proteins:
- a CDS encoding bacteriohemerythrin: MIKKENLPKVSFDGMNKVHYEEVEIINELLEAIEADTEVQSVTEIFEKLLEHMLEHFSYEESMLKNRGFGMYDIHRNDHNRIMGETRMAYMNWRNFKDRDALKSFIEEDFIAWLNLHIQAMDSVAADFLLRQ, translated from the coding sequence ATGATAAAAAAAGAGAATCTTCCCAAAGTCAGTTTCGACGGTATGAACAAAGTCCATTACGAAGAGGTCGAGATCATCAACGAGCTGCTCGAAGCGATCGAAGCGGATACCGAAGTTCAAAGTGTTACCGAAATCTTCGAAAAGCTCCTCGAACATATGCTGGAACACTTCAGCTACGAAGAGTCGATGCTGAAAAACCGTGGCTTCGGAATGTATGACATCCATCGCAACGACCACAACCGCATCATGGGTGAAACCCGCATGGCCTATATGAACTGGCGCAACTTCAAAGATCGCGACGCATTGAAATCGTTCATCGAGGAGGATTTCATCGCGTGGCTGAACCTTCACATCCAGGCGATGGACAGCGTCGCCGCCGATTTTCTGTTGCGGCAGTGA